One window of the Labeo rohita strain BAU-BD-2019 chromosome 9, IGBB_LRoh.1.0, whole genome shotgun sequence genome contains the following:
- the gmppaa gene encoding mannose-1-phosphate guanyltransferase alpha-A isoform X2, translated as MLKAVILIGGPQKGTRFRPLSFEVPKPLFPVAGVPMLQHHIEACSKLPNMKEILLIGFYQPNEELNRFLSCTQQDYKISVRYLQEYAALGTGGGIYHFRDQILSGSPEAFFVMNADVCSEFPLPEMVDFQKEHGDAYSFVILGTTANRKQSLNYGCIVENEQTDEVLHYVEKPSTFVSDIINCGIYLFTPEIFQHIGAVFQKNQQDMLLEEQSNGWHRAEVIRLEQDIFTALAGQGKLYVYKTDRFWSQIKSAGSAIYASRLYLNQYHQTHPERLATNREGGPKTRGNVYIHPTANIDPTAVLGPNVSIGTGVTIGAGVRVRESIILHGATLQDHSCVLNSIVGWGSTIGKWARVEGTPSDPNPNDPYAKIDSETLFRDGKLTPSITILGCNVNIPSEVIILNSIVLPHKDLNRSFKNQIIL; from the exons ATGCTGAAGGCTGTTATTCTTATCGGGGGTCCTCAAAAAG GCACCCGGTTTCGCCCCCTTTCTTTTGAGGTGCCCAAACCTCTGTTTCCAGTGGCTGGAGTGCCAATGTTACAGCATCATATTGAGGCCTGTTCTAAG ctTCCGAATATGAAGGAGATCTTACTTATTGGCTTTTATCAGCCCAATGAAGAACTAAACAGATTTTTGTCATGCACCCAACAAGATTACAAAATCTCCGTAAG ATACCTTCAGGAATATGCTGCTCTGGGCACAGGAGGAGGAATCTACCATTTCAGAGATCAGATCCTGTCGGGCAGTCCAGAGGCATTCTTTGTCATGAATGCTGACGTGTGCTCAGAGTTTCCTCTCCCAGAGATGGTGGACTTCCAGAAGGAGCATGGAGACGCTTATAGTTTTGTCATCCTCGGCACCACG GCCAACAGAAAACAGTCCCTGAACTACGGCTGCATTGTTGAGAATGAACAAACTGATGAG GTGTTGCATTATGTTGAGAAGCCAAGCACATTTGTGAGTGACATAATCAACTGTGGAATATACCTGTTCACTCCAGAGATATTCCAGCACATCGGAGCAGTTTTCCAGAAGAACCAACAGGACATGCTGTT AGAGGAGCAGTCCAACGGCTGGCATCGTGCAGAGGTGATCCGTCTGGAGCAGGACATCTTCACAGCGCTGGCAGGCCAGGGCAAATTATATGTGTACAAAACAGACCGCTTCTGGAGCCAAATCAAATCTGCAGG atctgCAATCTATGCAAGCCGTTTGTATCTTAATCAATATCACCAAACCCATCCAGAGAGGTTAGCCACTAATAGAGAAGGAGGGCCGAAGACCAGAG gaAATGTTTATATACATCCAACTGCCAACATTGATCCAACTGCTGTG ttaggTCCAAACGTGTCCATAGGAACAGGCGTAACAATCGGTGCAGGAGTTCGTGTGAGGGAGTCCATCATCCTCCATGGTGCTACTTTACAG GATCACAGCTGCGTGCTGAACAGCATTGTGGGCTGGGGCAGCACCATTGGCAAATGGGCCAGAGTGGAAGGGACCCCAAGTGACCCCAATCCTAATGATCCATATGCCAAAATTGACAGCGAGACGCTGTTTAGAGATGGAAAACTAACACCCTCCATTACAATTCTAG GCTGTAATGTAAATATCCCATCTGAAGTGATCATACTCAACTCCATCGTCCTGCCACATAAAGACCTCAACAGAAGCTTCAAAAACCAGATCATACTGTAG
- the gmppaa gene encoding mannose-1-phosphate guanyltransferase alpha-A isoform X1 gives MLKAVILIGGPQKGTRFRPLSFEVPKPLFPVAGVPMLQHHIEACSKLPNMKEILLIGFYQPNEELNRFLSCTQQDYKISVRYLQEYAALGTGGGIYHFRDQILSGSPEAFFVMNADVCSEFPLPEMVDFQKEHGDAYSFVILGTTANRKQSLNYGCIVENEQTDEVLHYVEKPSTFVSDIINCGIYLFTPEIFQHIGAVFQKNQQDMLLYYDEGEEQSNGWHRAEVIRLEQDIFTALAGQGKLYVYKTDRFWSQIKSAGSAIYASRLYLNQYHQTHPERLATNREGGPKTRGNVYIHPTANIDPTAVLGPNVSIGTGVTIGAGVRVRESIILHGATLQDHSCVLNSIVGWGSTIGKWARVEGTPSDPNPNDPYAKIDSETLFRDGKLTPSITILGCNVNIPSEVIILNSIVLPHKDLNRSFKNQIIL, from the exons ATGCTGAAGGCTGTTATTCTTATCGGGGGTCCTCAAAAAG GCACCCGGTTTCGCCCCCTTTCTTTTGAGGTGCCCAAACCTCTGTTTCCAGTGGCTGGAGTGCCAATGTTACAGCATCATATTGAGGCCTGTTCTAAG ctTCCGAATATGAAGGAGATCTTACTTATTGGCTTTTATCAGCCCAATGAAGAACTAAACAGATTTTTGTCATGCACCCAACAAGATTACAAAATCTCCGTAAG ATACCTTCAGGAATATGCTGCTCTGGGCACAGGAGGAGGAATCTACCATTTCAGAGATCAGATCCTGTCGGGCAGTCCAGAGGCATTCTTTGTCATGAATGCTGACGTGTGCTCAGAGTTTCCTCTCCCAGAGATGGTGGACTTCCAGAAGGAGCATGGAGACGCTTATAGTTTTGTCATCCTCGGCACCACG GCCAACAGAAAACAGTCCCTGAACTACGGCTGCATTGTTGAGAATGAACAAACTGATGAG GTGTTGCATTATGTTGAGAAGCCAAGCACATTTGTGAGTGACATAATCAACTGTGGAATATACCTGTTCACTCCAGAGATATTCCAGCACATCGGAGCAGTTTTCCAGAAGAACCAACAGGACATGCTGTT ATATTACGATGAGGG AGAGGAGCAGTCCAACGGCTGGCATCGTGCAGAGGTGATCCGTCTGGAGCAGGACATCTTCACAGCGCTGGCAGGCCAGGGCAAATTATATGTGTACAAAACAGACCGCTTCTGGAGCCAAATCAAATCTGCAGG atctgCAATCTATGCAAGCCGTTTGTATCTTAATCAATATCACCAAACCCATCCAGAGAGGTTAGCCACTAATAGAGAAGGAGGGCCGAAGACCAGAG gaAATGTTTATATACATCCAACTGCCAACATTGATCCAACTGCTGTG ttaggTCCAAACGTGTCCATAGGAACAGGCGTAACAATCGGTGCAGGAGTTCGTGTGAGGGAGTCCATCATCCTCCATGGTGCTACTTTACAG GATCACAGCTGCGTGCTGAACAGCATTGTGGGCTGGGGCAGCACCATTGGCAAATGGGCCAGAGTGGAAGGGACCCCAAGTGACCCCAATCCTAATGATCCATATGCCAAAATTGACAGCGAGACGCTGTTTAGAGATGGAAAACTAACACCCTCCATTACAATTCTAG GCTGTAATGTAAATATCCCATCTGAAGTGATCATACTCAACTCCATCGTCCTGCCACATAAAGACCTCAACAGAAGCTTCAAAAACCAGATCATACTGTAG
- the LOC127170985 gene encoding protein lifeguard 3, with protein MSKSDPPPSYEESRQQQQQQHGNYPYPPYGFSVQPGVYTGPGQPGVHPQAGLWQGPGYCPSAMPSMMPSFIAPGIFSSNLRDAEGISSTGVWDSMSVRHAFIRKVYLILAVQLLITTSIIAVFTFVEPVRLFVVQNPAIYWASFPVYLVTYLTLVCCEGPRRRHPWNLILLFVFTLTLSYMTGTISSYFDTKAVFLALGITAIVCIIVTVFCFQTKVDFTSCTGLLCALCVVLLVTGIITSIVLSFQYVPWLHMLYGACGAIVFTLFLAYHTQLLIGNRANSISPEEYVFGALSLYVDIVQIFIFLLHITGSSSE; from the exons ATGTCAAAGTCAGACCCCCCTCCGAGTTATGAGGAGTCaagacagcagcagcagcagcagcatggAAACTATCCATACCCTCCCTACGGATTTTCAGTCCAGCCAGGGGTGTACACGGGCCCAGGACAGCCTGGCGTACACCCCCAAGCAGGGCTTTGGCAGGGTCCTGGATACTGCCCTTCAGCCATGCCATCTATGATGCCGTCCTTTATAGCACCAGGAATATTTTCCTCCAACCTAA GAGATGCAGAGGGTATTTCATCAACTGGCGTATGGGACAGCATGAGTGTTCGGCATGCCTTTATTAGAAAG GTTTACCTTATTTTAGCCGTTCAGCTGTTAATCACTACTTCAATCATTGCAGTGTTTACGTTTGT TGAGCCTGTGCGTCTTTTTGTGGTCCAAAATCCTGCCATTTATTGGGCATCATT cccGGTGTATCTTGTTACTTACCTTACGCTGGTTTGCTGTGAAGGGCCGAG GAGACGTCATCCATGGAATTTAATACTCCTGTTCGTTTTT ACCCTTACATTGTCTTACATGACGGGAACAATATCAAG ttattttgACACCAAAGCAGTGTTCCTTGCCCTGGGGATCACAGCAATAGTGTGTATAATCGTCACAGTCTTCTGTTTTCAGACCAAG GTTGACTTCACCTCGTGCACAGGTCTGCTGTGTGCTCTTTGTGTGGTTCTTCTGGTGACTGGCATTATCACATCCATTGTACTCTCCTTTCAGTAT GTGCCCTGGCTGCATATGCTGTATGGTGCTTGTGGAGCAATAGTCTTTACCTTG tttttggcTTACCACACTCAGTTGCTCATTGGAAACCGAGCGAACAGCATCAGCCCTGAGGAATATGTCTTCGGAGCTCTTTCCCTCTATGTTGATATCGTCCAGATCTTTATCTTCCTCCTGCATATCACGGGAAGCTCTTCAGAGTAA